From Rutidosis leptorrhynchoides isolate AG116_Rl617_1_P2 chromosome 3, CSIRO_AGI_Rlap_v1, whole genome shotgun sequence, a single genomic window includes:
- the LOC139902727 gene encoding uncharacterized protein: protein MYYLKRDDVFYHLLNWGFRSEYLKWVYNGEGSVATSSNTIHNGEDETAQHDMHNMLNDLFPTDISCGDGLEEGDTNTSNDQPIEIGRNKLDDLLKDAEKQVYPNSKVNKLSCVVHLYHIKCLNGWSNKSFSMLLEFLSDLLPEGNLLPKTTQQVKKMMSNLGLGYVKIHSCPNGCMLFWEENENKANCSTCGSSRWKVSENPQEETSLPKKKASKILRWFPLKPRLQRLFMSSKTTNLMKWHHDERIKDGKLRHPADALAWKHFDQKYPEFASDPRNVRLCCPGNKIDVYMQPLIKELKELWEVGVETYDASTKQIFQMKAALLCTISDFPGYANLSGWSTKGERACPSCGFDTDSKWLTHGRKWCYMCHRRWLSTDHPWRRDTRSFMGGQELRVAPICPSGEQVLQQLDDKGFLVDIVDGGPWKKKSIFFMLPYWEHLLLRHNLDVMHIEKNVCDNIVGTILGQEGKSKDNYKARLDLQHLGIRKELHLKKRPRSDTTFMPKACYQMTRDEKIMFLNTLKLIKPPDEFSSNISGCVQLNDRKLIGLKSYDCHMLMQEYLPIALRGTLPDHVSSVIIELCDFFRIICYKDLSDFDIQFLDSKVAVTLCKMEKIFPPSFFTVMAHLVIHLVKEVKLGGPVAFRWMYPIERDLHTLKSYVNNRAHPEGSIAEGYLAQESLTFCSRYLKGVETIFTRSVRNDDNDDNEQNEQNELEESNNFCPGRPLGRKSCSRLSIRKRSSNSAIDEISLAQAHRYVLFNVDSVTPFREEHKGLIKRQTRSRRIPEYEVEKIHCQQFSEWFQKRVARMEVQGDQSVTEEIKWLARGPVKTVKRYSGYLVKGYRFHTKKREKYLKTQNSGVVVTVEGASYASSRDRRPVNGTVNYYGKLNDIIQLNYSGLIRVILFKCDWVDINRGCKIVDGVKLVNFSYKTHTGANITDDPFVLASQVDKVFYAIDPKNKDWEVVRHVKLRDVFDMGAGDDQVIGYPNNSTSVVPNLHRIGDDGDDGMDVTEEMDLDVNSDEENEND, encoded by the exons ATGTATTATTTGAAAAGGGATGATGTCTTTTATCACCTCTTAAATTGGGGCTTTCGGTCAGAGTATTTAAAATGGGTATATAATGGAGAAGGATCTGTTGCTACATCTTCGAATACCATTCATAATGGGGAAGACGAGACAGCTCAGCATGACATGCACAACATGTTGAATGATCTTTTCCCAACAGATATTTCTTGTGGAGATGGTCTAGAAGAAGGTGATACTAATACGAGTAATGATCAACCTATAGAGATAGGGCGAAATAAACTTGATGATTTACTTAAAGACGCCGAAAAACAGGTGTATCCTAATTCTAAAGTCAACAAATTATCTTGTGTGGTACATTTGTACCACATTAAGTGCTTAAATGGATGGAGTAACAAGTCATTTTCTATGTTGTTGGAGTTTCTAAGTGATTTGTTACCTGAAGGTAATTTGCTGCCTAAAACAACACAACAAGTGAAAAAAATGATGTCAAATCTAGGTTTAGGATATGTAAAAATACATTCATGTCCAAATGGTTGCATGTTGTTTTGGGAGGAGAATGAAAATAAAGCAAATTGCTCTACATGTGGTTCATCTAGATGGAAAGTTTCTGAAAATCCACAAGAAGAAACAAGTCTTCCAAAGAAGAAAGCCTCAAAAATATTACGATGGTTTCCTTTAAAGCCTAGACTCCAAAGGCTGTTCATGTCGTCAAAGACAACTAATCTTATGAAGTGGCATCATGATGAACGCATAAAAGATGGAAAATTAAGACATCCGGCTGATGCTCTAGCATGGAAACATTTTGATCAAAAGTATCCCGAATTTGCTAGTGATCCACGCAATGTTCGTTTATGct GTCCGGGAAACAAGATAGATGTGTACATGCAACCTCTTATAAAAGAGTTAAAAGAGCTCTGGGAGGTTGGAGTAGAGACGTACGATGCTTCAACAAAACAAATTTTTCAAATGAAGGCAGCCCTTTTGTGTACTATTTCAGACTTTCCGGGTTATGCCAATCTATCTGGGTGGAGCACAAAGGGAGAACGTGCATGTCCTTCCTGTGGGTTTGATACTGATTCTAAATGGCTAACTCATGGAAGAAAGTGGTGTTATATGTGTCATAGGAGATGGCTTTCAACTGATCATCCTTGGCGTAGAGATACAAGGTCATTTATGGGAGGTCAAGAATTAAGAGTGGCACCCATTTGTCCTTCAGGGGAGCAGGTTCTACAACAGTTAGATGACAAGGGATTTCTTGTAGATATTGTTGACGGTGGTCCGTGGAAAAAGAAAAGTATTTTTTTCATGTTGCCATATTGGGAGCATTTGTTGTTGCGACACAATCTTGATGTGATGCACATAGAAAAAAATGTTTGTGACAACATTGTAGGGACTATACTAGGACAAGAGGGGAAGTCAAAAGATAACTACAAAGCCAGACTTGACTTACAACACTTGGGTATAAGAAAAGAATTACATCTAAAGAAACGACCTAGGAGTGACACTACTTTCATGCCAAAAGCATGTTACCAAATGACTCGAGATGAGAAGATCATGTTCTTAAATACCTTAAAATTAATAAAGCCTCCTGATGAATTTTCATCCAACATCTCCGGATGTGTTCAACTTAACGATAGAAAATTAATTGGTCTAAAAAGTTACGATTGTCATATGTTGATGCAAGAGTATCTGCCTATTGCATTACGTGGAACTCTGCCCGACCATGTAAGCTCAGTTATAATTGAGCTTTGTGACTTTTTTAGAATCATTTGCTACAAAGATTTATCCGACTTCGATATTCAGTTTCTTGATTCTAAAGTTGCGGTCACTTTGTGCAAAATGGAGAAGATATTCCCGCCATCCTTCTTTACTGTGATGGCTCACTTGGTGATACACTTAGTCAAGGAGGTGAAACTTGGAGGTCCTGTAGCTTTTCGTTGGATGTACCCGATTGAAAG GGACCTTCATACTCTTAAGTCGTATGTGAACAATCGAGCTCATCCTGAAGGTTCAATTGCTGAAGGTTACTTAGCTCAAGAAAGTTTGACATTTTGCTCTAGATATCTCAAAGGAGTTGAAACCATCTTTACTAGATCTGTTAGGAATGATGACAATGATGATAATGAGCAAAATGAGCAAAATGAGCTTGAGGAATCCAACAATTTTTGTCCTGGCAGACCATTAGGACGTAAATCGTGTTCTCGATTATCAATTCGGAAAAGGTCTTCAAATTCAGCAATTGATGAGATCTCACTCGCTCAAGCACATCGTTATGTGCTTTTTAATGTTGATTCAGTTACACCTTTTCGAGA ggaACATAAAGGGCTAATTAAGAGACAAACCCGATCTCGTCGGATACCTGAGTATGAAGTTGAGAAGATTCACTGCCAACAATTCAGTGAATGGTTTCAGAAAAGG GTTGCACGTATGGAAGTGCAAGGAGATCAATCAGTCACCGAAGAGATAAAGTGGCTTGCACGTGGCCCAGTTAAAACAGTGAAACGATATTCAGGTTATCTTGTAAAGGGTTACCGGTTTCACACGAAAAAAAGAGAGAAGTATCTAAAAACTCAGAATAGTGGTGTAGTTGTTACTGTGGAAGGTGCAAGTTATGCTAGTAGTCGGGATAGAAGGCCTGTCAATGGCACGGTAAACTACTATGGGAAATTAAATGACATTATCCAGTTAAACTACTCTGGACTTATACGAGTAATATTATTTAAATGTGATTGGGTCGATATTAATAGAGGCTGCAAGATAGTTGATGGTGTGAAATTGGTGAACTTTTCCTACAAAACACACACCGGCGCTAATATAACTGATGATCCATTTGTTTTGGCATCACAAGTTGACAAGGTGTTCTATGCCATAGATCCTAAGAATAAAGATTGGGAGGTTGTGAGACATGTAAAACTTAGAGATGTATTTGACATGGGAGCTGGTGATGATCAGGTTATAGGGTATCCAAATAATAGCACATCTGTTGTACCCAACTTGCATAGAATTGGGGATGATGGTGATGATGGGATGGACGTTACAGAAGAAATGGATCTTGATGTGAATAGTGATGAAGAAAATGAAAATGACTAA